A genomic window from Diospyros lotus cultivar Yz01 chromosome 2, ASM1463336v1, whole genome shotgun sequence includes:
- the LOC127794515 gene encoding uncharacterized protein LOC127794515 produces the protein MEWCHKMVFPVRRLWIAVAAKVKARDHVGGLLKLRDDIQSCGYKDVEVMWEMLRGSDSEMVPNRLPKRKHRPFWRVLTWSKPS, from the exons ATGGAATGGTGTCATAAGATGGTCTTCCCTGTAAGGAGACTCTGGATTGCTGTTGCTGCTAAGGTTAAGGCTCGCGACCATG TTGGTGGGCTGTTAAAGCTCCGCGACGATATACAGAGTTGTGGATACAAGGATGTGGAGGTGATGTGGGAAATGCTCAGGGGATCAGACTCAGAGATGGTGCCAAACCGCCTTCCCAAGCGCAAGCACAGGCCTTTCTGGAGAGTTCTCACGTGGTCGAAACCATCATGA
- the LOC127794201 gene encoding ribulose bisphosphate carboxylase/oxygenase activase, chloroplastic isoform X2 — protein MDRIMNNPILHNQMALFFFCNSPSIFKSPNLTGCSSLFPKKSSSNSSCFFVRSISSSNENGDAKESNRREKKTLSDQSSWEAKDSEGNDYLYRLGKEADNMNIAVGARAGVIDDLFAGNFLGRDSDIVFDYRQKVTRSFEYLQGDYYIAPAFMDKVVCHIVKNYIAHLLNTKVPLILGIWGGKGQGKSFQTELIFRAMGIEPVIMSAGELESERAGEPGKLIRERYRTASEVVQNQGKMSCLMINDIDAGLGRFGNTQMTVNNQIVVGTLMNLSDNPTRVSIGQDWRESDVTNRIPVIFTGNDFSTLYAPLIRDGRMEKFYWMYEKDGISRNEVESIVNTFPNQALDFYGALRSRTYDRSISKWIDDIGGVENLGNTLLKRRKDENVPEFVPPKQTVEALLESGNSLIREQKLIMETKLSKEYMKNIDD, from the exons ATGGATAGGATAATGAATAATCCAATTTTACACAATCAAATGGCTCTCTTTTTCTTCTGCAACTCCCCTTCGATTTTCAAATCCCCAAATCTCACCGGATGCTCTTCCCTTTTCCCCAAGAAATCCTCTTCcaattcttcttgcttctttgtTCGTTCTATCTCGAGTTCTAACGAAAATGGCGACGCGAAAGAATCCAACAGACGAGAGAAGAAGACGCTCTCGGACCAGTCGTCTTGGGAGGCCAAGGACTCCGAGGGGAATGACTATCTGTATAGGCTGGGCAAAGAGGCCGATAACATGAACATTGCCGTCGGTGCTAGGGCCGGCGTCATTGATGACCTCTTCGCCGGCAACTTCCTCGGAAGGGACT CGGATATTGTGTTCGATTACCGTCAGAAGGTGACCAGGTCGTTTGAGTACCTTCAAGGCGATTATTACATTGCTCCTGCTTTCATG GACAAAGTTG TTTGCCACATTGTGAAGAACTACATTGCACATCTTCTCAATACCAAAGTTCCTTTAATTCTAG GTATTTGGGGAGGAAAAGGACAAGGGAAATCCTTTCAGACTGAACTTATTTTCCGGGCCATGGGAATTGAACCAGTTATAATGTCTGCTGGGGAATTGGAATCAGAAAGAGCTG GAGAACCAGGAAAATTGATACGTGAGCGGTACAGAACTGCTTCGGAAGTGGTTCAGAACCAA GGGAAAATGAGCTGTTTGATGATCAATGATATTGATGCTGGCCTTGGTAGATTTG GAAATACTCAAATGACAGTCAACAATCAAATTGTTGTTGGCACTTTGATGAATTTGTCTGATAACCCTACAAGAGTTAGTATTGGTCAAGACTGGAGGGAATCAGATGTTACAAACAGAATTCCTGTAATTTTTACTGGGAATGATTTTTCTACACTCTATGCTCCCCTAATTCGTGATGGAAGGATGGAGAAGTTTTACTG GATGTATGAGAAAGATGGCATATCAAGGAATGAGGTCGAAAGCATAGTGAACACATTTCCTAACCAAG CCCTGGATTTTTATGGAGCTCTTAGGTCCCGTACATATGACAGGTCAATCTCAAAG TGGATTGATGATATTGGAGGAGTGGAAAATCTTGGAAATACACTTCTCAAGCGAAGAAAGGATGAAAATGTTCCTGAGTTTGTTCCCCCAAAG CAAACGGTGGAAGCTTTACTTGAATCAGGGAATTCTCTAATCAGAGAACAAAAGCTGATAATGGAGACTAAACTTTCAAAGGAATACATGAAAAACATTGATGACTAG
- the LOC127794201 gene encoding ribulose bisphosphate carboxylase/oxygenase activase, chloroplastic isoform X1, with protein sequence MDRIMNNPILHNQMALFFFCNSPSIFKSPNLTGCSSLFPKKSSSNSSCFFVRSISSSNENGDAKESNRREKKTLSDQSSWEAKDSEGNDYLYRLGKEADNMNIAVGARAGVIDDLFAGNFLGRDSDIVFDYRQKVTRSFEYLQGDYYIAPAFMDKVVCHIVKNYIAHLLNTKVPLILGIWGGKGQGKSFQTELIFRAMGIEPVIMSAGELESERAGEPGKLIRERYRTASEVVQNQGKMSCLMINDIDAGLGRFGNTQMTVNNQIVVGTLMNLSDNPTRVSIGQDWRESDVTNRIPVIFTGNDFSTLYAPLIRDGRMEKFYWQPTHEDILNIVNRMYEKDGISRNEVESIVNTFPNQALDFYGALRSRTYDRSISKWIDDIGGVENLGNTLLKRRKDENVPEFVPPKQTVEALLESGNSLIREQKLIMETKLSKEYMKNIDD encoded by the exons ATGGATAGGATAATGAATAATCCAATTTTACACAATCAAATGGCTCTCTTTTTCTTCTGCAACTCCCCTTCGATTTTCAAATCCCCAAATCTCACCGGATGCTCTTCCCTTTTCCCCAAGAAATCCTCTTCcaattcttcttgcttctttgtTCGTTCTATCTCGAGTTCTAACGAAAATGGCGACGCGAAAGAATCCAACAGACGAGAGAAGAAGACGCTCTCGGACCAGTCGTCTTGGGAGGCCAAGGACTCCGAGGGGAATGACTATCTGTATAGGCTGGGCAAAGAGGCCGATAACATGAACATTGCCGTCGGTGCTAGGGCCGGCGTCATTGATGACCTCTTCGCCGGCAACTTCCTCGGAAGGGACT CGGATATTGTGTTCGATTACCGTCAGAAGGTGACCAGGTCGTTTGAGTACCTTCAAGGCGATTATTACATTGCTCCTGCTTTCATG GACAAAGTTG TTTGCCACATTGTGAAGAACTACATTGCACATCTTCTCAATACCAAAGTTCCTTTAATTCTAG GTATTTGGGGAGGAAAAGGACAAGGGAAATCCTTTCAGACTGAACTTATTTTCCGGGCCATGGGAATTGAACCAGTTATAATGTCTGCTGGGGAATTGGAATCAGAAAGAGCTG GAGAACCAGGAAAATTGATACGTGAGCGGTACAGAACTGCTTCGGAAGTGGTTCAGAACCAA GGGAAAATGAGCTGTTTGATGATCAATGATATTGATGCTGGCCTTGGTAGATTTG GAAATACTCAAATGACAGTCAACAATCAAATTGTTGTTGGCACTTTGATGAATTTGTCTGATAACCCTACAAGAGTTAGTATTGGTCAAGACTGGAGGGAATCAGATGTTACAAACAGAATTCCTGTAATTTTTACTGGGAATGATTTTTCTACACTCTATGCTCCCCTAATTCGTGATGGAAGGATGGAGAAGTTTTACTG GCAACCAACCCACGAAGACATCTTAAATATTGTCAACAGGATGTATGAGAAAGATGGCATATCAAGGAATGAGGTCGAAAGCATAGTGAACACATTTCCTAACCAAG CCCTGGATTTTTATGGAGCTCTTAGGTCCCGTACATATGACAGGTCAATCTCAAAG TGGATTGATGATATTGGAGGAGTGGAAAATCTTGGAAATACACTTCTCAAGCGAAGAAAGGATGAAAATGTTCCTGAGTTTGTTCCCCCAAAG CAAACGGTGGAAGCTTTACTTGAATCAGGGAATTCTCTAATCAGAGAACAAAAGCTGATAATGGAGACTAAACTTTCAAAGGAATACATGAAAAACATTGATGACTAG
- the LOC127794206 gene encoding E3 ubiquitin-protein ligase RSL1-like, whose protein sequence is MATHSHRKRKTAQESISTSKKTKESSNCFCEICAEKKEPQEMFRIDSCAHSFCSNCISRHVAAKIRENATAVRCPAVDCGTLLELETCRLRISAQVVARWDELLCESVIPAAKKFYCPFKDCSALLLNDGDGVVRQSECPICHRLFCAQCAVPWHGEIACEEFQGLNQDERGREDLMMRELAKSKGWKRCPQCKYYVEKTEGCLHMTCRCRFQFCYACGATWSQIHGAECQRP, encoded by the exons ATGGCGACTCACAgtcacagaaaaagaaaaacagcgCAGGAATCAATCTCTACTAGCAAAAAAACGAAGGAATCGTCCAACTGCTTCTGCGAGATTTGCGCCGAGAAGAAAGAACCCCAGGAGATGTTCCGAATCGACAGTTGCGCCCACTCCTTCTGCTCCAACTGCATCAGCCGGCACGTCGCCGCTAAAATCAGAGAGAATGCAACGGCGGTTCGATGCCCCGCCGTTGACTGCGGCACCCTGCTGGAACTCGAAACCTGCCGGTTGAGGATTTCCGCCCAAGTGGTGGCCCGGTGGGACGAGTTGCTGTGCGAATCGGTGATTCCGGCTGCCAAGAAGTTCTACTGTCCGTTCAAGGACTGTTCGGCGTTGCTGCTGAATGACGGAGACGGAGTGGTGAGGCAATCGGAGTGTCCGATTTGCCATAGATTGTTCTGCGCCCAGTGCGCCGTGCCGTGGCACGGAGAGATCGCGTGCGAGGAGTTTCAGGGATTGAACCAAGATGAAAGGGGGAGAGAAGATTTGATGATGAGAGAATTGGCGAAGAGTAAGGGCTGGAAGAGATGCCCTCAATGTAAATACTATGTGGAGAAAACAGAGGGTTGCCTCCACATGACTTGCAG GTGTAGATTTCAGTTCTGCTATGCATGTGGAGCAACTTGGAGCCAGATTCATGGGGCTGAATGCCAGAGGCCATAA
- the LOC127794205 gene encoding E3 ubiquitin-protein ligase RSL1-like gives MAQQQLGSLSSVQTVDDFYFSALSIEHEHEMFPVSDSNYAEQLQLQEALMSSLIASLALTPNPPLTIQLQFNPVSVPETDVVAVKESGQSSHSFCEICAEKKDAEEMFRIDSCAHSFCSDCISQHIAVKLGENAPLVPCPAWECDGVLELDDCRPRVSTEMVARWDELLCESVIPESEKFYCPYSDCSAMLVIDERAVIRQSECPICHRLFCAQCYVPWHGEIACEEFQGLKEHERGREDLMVRKLAKSKSWARCPHCKYYVEKTEGCLHITCRCRFQFCYACGGPWSTHGAGCWRP, from the exons ATGGCGCAGCAGCAATTGGGTTCCCTCTCCAGTGTTCAAACCGTAGATGATTTCTACTTCTCCGCGCTCTCCATCGAACACGAACACGAGATGTTCCCCGTTTCCGATTCCAATTACGCCGAGCAGTTGCAGCTCCAAGAAGCTCTCATGTCGTCCCTCATCGCTTCTCTAGCCCTAACTCCCAATCCGCCGCTAACGATCCAGTTGCAGTTCAATCCGGTTTCTGTCCCGGAAACCGACGTCGTGGCGGTGAAGGAATCCGGCCAATCGTCCCATAGCTTCTGCGAGATTTGCGCCGAGAAGAAAGACGCCGAGGAGATGTTCCGAATTGACAGTTGCGCCCATTCCTTCTGCTCCGACTGCATAAGCCAGCACATCGCCGTCAAGCTCGGCGAGAATGCGCCGCTCGTTCCGTGCCCCGCCTGGGAGTGCGACGGCGTGCTGGAACTCGACGACTGCCGGCCGAGGGTGTCCACCGAAATGGTGGCGCGTTGGGACGAGTTGCTGTGCGAATCTGTGATTCCGGAGTCCGAGAAGTTCTACTGCCCGTACAGTGACTGTTCCGCGATGTTGGTGATCGATGAGCGGGCAGTGATAAGGCAATCGGAGTGCCCGATTTGCCATAGATTGTTCTGCGCGCAGTGCTACGTGCCTTGGCACGGCGAGATCGCGTGCGAGGAGTTTCAGGGATTGAAAGAACATGAAAGGGGGAGAGAGGATTTGATGGTGAGAAAGTTGGCCAAGAGTAAGAGCTGGGCCAGATGCCCTCACTGTAAATACTATGTGGAGAAAACAGAGGGTTGCCTCCACATAACTTGCAG GTGTAGATTTCAGTTCTGCTACGCATGTGGAGGACCCTGGAGCACTCATGGGGCTGGATGCTGGAGACCATGA